A single Arcobacter sp. FWKO B DNA region contains:
- a CDS encoding superoxide dismutase, whose translation MNFKLMELPFEKTALEPYISAETLEYHYGKHHATYVKNLNALSEGTKYESMKIEDIIRIADGGVFNNAAQVFNHDFYWKGMTCDSCSISAELTECIERDFGSMEEFKEAFTKSATTLFGSGWTWLSVKGDGTLIIEQTSNADTPIRQGRIPLLTCDVWEHAYYIDYRNARVEYINKWWNLINWSFVSGNLASFKNDKMQGYSQACNDNSEICDYVDAMQKNENISS comes from the coding sequence ATGAACTTTAAACTAATGGAGTTGCCGTTTGAAAAAACTGCACTTGAACCCTATATTTCCGCTGAAACTTTGGAATACCATTATGGTAAACATCATGCAACTTATGTCAAAAACCTTAATGCACTCAGTGAAGGCACTAAATATGAATCAATGAAAATTGAAGATATTATTCGCATTGCTGATGGAGGAGTTTTCAACAACGCTGCTCAGGTATTCAACCATGATTTCTACTGGAAAGGGATGACTTGTGATAGTTGTAGTATTTCAGCAGAACTTACTGAATGTATAGAGCGAGATTTTGGTTCTATGGAAGAGTTTAAAGAGGCTTTTACAAAAAGTGCTACAACGCTTTTTGGTTCTGGTTGGACATGGCTTAGTGTCAAAGGTGATGGCACTTTGATAATTGAGCAAACTTCAAATGCGGATACTCCTATTCGTCAGGGAAGGATACCCCTACTTACTTGTGATGTATGGGAACATGCTTATTATATTGATTATCGTAATGCCCGTGTGGAGTATATCAACAAATGGTGGAATCTCATAAATTGGAGCTTTGTATCTGGCAATCTTGCTTCTTTTAAAAATGATAAAATGCAAGGTTACTCTCAAGCGTGCAATGACAATAGCGAAATTTGTGATTATGTGGATGCAATGCAAAAAAATGAAAATATTTCTTCGTAA
- a CDS encoding Jag N-terminal domain-containing protein: MKKFEAKTLELAYELASSNLETSITNLEIEIIQHPSKGFLGFGSKNAVIVARTKDSCSYNQNKKEPKLRKKEIKIEDVSHKILEKSQTPEYIPTEEKQTITHDFRNDPKFEQNEDIFGKFYSKQDEIKTIDKIKIKKDDNIIITEIKEGINQLFETSCFAIDSINVSMYDDETVYIEFNGADSALLIGKEGYRYKALSYILFNWIQEKYGLMLRLEVAEFLKNQELAIHTYLEPLVENIKEVGYGKTKYLDGILVHIALKKLREEFPDKYVAVKTSPKGDKFVIVNEHRTSK, from the coding sequence AAACTTCAATAACAAATTTGGAAATAGAAATAATCCAACACCCAAGTAAAGGTTTCTTGGGTTTTGGTAGTAAAAATGCAGTCATTGTTGCAAGAACAAAGGATTCTTGTTCTTACAATCAAAATAAAAAAGAACCTAAACTTAGAAAAAAAGAGATTAAAATTGAAGATGTTTCTCACAAAATATTAGAAAAATCTCAAACTCCTGAATACATACCTACTGAAGAAAAACAAACTATTACACATGATTTTAGAAATGATCCAAAATTTGAACAAAATGAAGATATATTTGGTAAATTTTATTCAAAACAAGATGAGATTAAAACAATTGATAAAATAAAAATTAAAAAAGATGATAATATCATTATAACAGAAATAAAAGAAGGTATTAATCAGCTTTTTGAAACTAGTTGTTTTGCTATTGATTCTATAAATGTATCAATGTACGATGATGAGACAGTTTATATAGAATTTAATGGTGCAGATTCAGCACTCCTAATAGGTAAAGAAGGGTATAGATATAAAGCACTTTCATATATACTTTTTAACTGGATACAAGAAAAGTATGGTCTTATGCTAAGACTTGAGGTAGCTGAATTTTTAAAAAATCAAGAACTAGCAATACACACTTATCTTGAACCTTTAGTAGAAAATATTAAAGAAGTAGGTTATGGTAAAACAAAATATCTTGATGGTATTTTGGTTCATATTGCACTTAAAAAGTTAAGAGAAGAGTTTCCAGATAAATATGTTGCTGTAAAAACATCACCAAAGGGTGATAAATTCGTAATAGTAAATGAGCATAGAACATCTAAATAA
- a CDS encoding NAD(P)H-dependent oxidoreductase: MRNDFEKAMHFRHACKIFDNTKSISDEDLSFILEAGRLSPSSFGVEHWHFFVIENPSIKEEIQKVAWNQAQITTSSKLIAIVYKKKVRSTDSYIQSEFDKFEYPQMLRDMYTNWIDIRDDKALYSWSAKQVYIAGANMMTAAASIGIDSCPMEGFDKDSVEKLMGLDTAEYGLALLIPFGYRLNPQPSLHRSDLKEMVSYIN, encoded by the coding sequence ATGAGAAATGATTTTGAAAAAGCGATGCATTTTCGCCATGCTTGTAAGATATTTGATAATACGAAGTCTATAAGTGACGAAGATTTAAGTTTTATACTTGAAGCTGGAAGGCTTAGTCCTAGTTCTTTTGGTGTGGAGCATTGGCATTTTTTTGTTATTGAAAATCCATCTATCAAAGAAGAAATTCAAAAAGTTGCTTGGAATCAAGCTCAAATTACTACTTCTTCTAAACTTATAGCTATCGTATACAAGAAAAAAGTTAGAAGTACAGATAGCTATATTCAAAGTGAATTTGATAAATTTGAATATCCACAAATGCTAAGAGATATGTATACAAATTGGATTGATATAAGAGATGATAAAGCACTATATAGTTGGTCTGCAAAACAAGTTTATATTGCAGGAGCAAATATGATGACAGCTGCGGCTTCTATTGGTATAGATTCTTGTCCTATGGAAGGGTTTGATAAGGATAGTGTAGAAAAACTAATGGGACTTGATACTGCTGAGTATGGTCTGGCTCTTTTGATACCTTTTGGCTATAGACTAAATCCACAGCCATCTCTTCATAGGTCAGATTTGAAAGAAATGGTAAGCTATATAAATTAA
- the mnmE gene encoding tRNA uridine-5-carboxymethylaminomethyl(34) synthesis GTPase MnmE, with the protein MSIEHLNNDTIVAIATANGIGSISIIRISGDEAIKALSYITDTSNINPRTAHLKNIHSLDGSLIDNAIVIYFTAPYSFTGEDIVEIQCHGGIGVSSLILDELLKSGVVRLANGGEYSKRAFLNGKIDLSQAEAISKLIESKSASEVKLLARQLKGELKEFVENIRESLLYALAYSEVTIDYADEDLPTDILEQILVKLDNIKEQLHHTVESSKRREGLLGGFKVAIVGKPNVGKSSLLNRLLNYDRAIVSDIAGTTRDTIEESIKIGTHIIKIVDTAGIREASDEIEQIGIQRSKDAINEADIIVALFDNSKSLAKEDEKILEIINTTDKDKIIVLNKCDLETKFDTTKIDEHISLSTKIDITPLIDALENLLNSKNFEDEMMLISKRQVLAVTKTLEHINMAYTPLNNGMLEFFSHHISEAIKEISNISRPYDNDEMLDKMFSSFCLGK; encoded by the coding sequence ATGAGCATAGAACATCTAAATAATGATACTATTGTAGCTATTGCCACAGCTAATGGCATTGGCTCTATAAGTATCATAAGAATTAGCGGAGACGAAGCTATAAAGGCTTTGTCTTACATTACAGACACCTCAAATATAAATCCAAGAACAGCACACCTAAAAAACATCCATTCACTTGATGGCTCACTCATAGATAATGCAATAGTAATATATTTTACAGCACCCTACTCTTTTACTGGTGAAGATATAGTAGAAATCCAATGCCATGGTGGTATAGGAGTGAGTTCACTTATCCTTGATGAACTACTAAAAAGTGGCGTAGTTCGTCTTGCAAATGGTGGGGAATACAGTAAAAGAGCTTTTTTAAATGGCAAAATAGACCTTTCACAAGCTGAGGCTATATCAAAATTAATAGAGTCAAAAAGTGCTTCAGAAGTTAAACTTCTTGCACGACAACTAAAAGGTGAGCTTAAAGAGTTTGTTGAAAACATAAGGGAATCTTTGCTTTATGCACTAGCTTATAGCGAAGTTACTATTGATTATGCTGATGAGGATTTACCTACTGATATATTGGAGCAAATTTTAGTAAAACTTGACAATATAAAAGAACAACTTCATCATACAGTTGAAAGTAGCAAAAGAAGAGAAGGTTTACTGGGTGGGTTTAAAGTTGCTATTGTAGGTAAGCCTAATGTTGGTAAAAGCTCACTTTTAAATAGACTATTAAATTATGATAGAGCAATAGTGAGTGATATAGCTGGAACTACTAGAGATACAATAGAAGAGTCTATCAAAATAGGTACTCATATCATCAAAATAGTAGATACTGCTGGGATTAGAGAAGCTAGTGATGAGATAGAACAAATTGGCATCCAAAGATCCAAAGATGCTATAAATGAAGCTGATATAATAGTAGCTCTTTTTGATAATAGCAAGTCTTTAGCTAAGGAAGATGAAAAAATACTAGAGATTATCAACACTACAGATAAAGACAAAATCATAGTTTTGAATAAATGTGATTTAGAAACTAAATTTGATACGACTAAAATTGATGAGCATATATCTTTGAGTACAAAAATAGATATAACTCCTTTAATAGATGCTCTTGAAAATCTTTTAAATAGTAAAAATTTTGAAGATGAAATGATGCTTATATCAAAAAGACAAGTTCTAGCAGTCACTAAAACTCTTGAACATATAAATATGGCTTATACACCACTCAACAATGGTATGTTGGAGTTTTTTAGCCATCATATCAGTGAAGCAATCAAAGAGATTTCAAACATATCAAGACCTTATGACAATGATGAGATGCTTGATAAGATGTTTAGTTCGTTTTGTTTGGGGAAATAA
- a CDS encoding SO_0444 family Cu/Zn efflux transporter, protein MLDFIQSLFINFWQLLNVISFYIILGLLIASVMKQYINDSFIKCQLGGDSKLSVLKASMLGIPLPLCSCSVVPFALSLKKSGANKSSITSFLISTPVIGVDSMLASYGAFGWFFAIFRVLSSFITALIAGFVSLFFEKKEKNHIKFVSFSTTLPSSNCDSQDCGCKATDKKDKNFLKTIFEYAFYNLFKDIAKPMLLGLIFASLLMSVLPKELDIFLTQNLLLSYIFMLLISIPLYICATSSIPLGIALMIAGFSPGSAFVLLSAGPATSMVTIGIVKKILGQRGLLIYLGVIITSTICFAFIIDVFFADLVQINTIISDEDDSPSLISNIASLLFLTMLYKSLK, encoded by the coding sequence ATGTTAGACTTTATACAATCACTTTTTATAAACTTTTGGCAACTATTAAATGTCATATCGTTTTATATCATCTTAGGACTTTTGATAGCAAGTGTTATGAAACAGTATATTAATGATAGTTTTATAAAATGCCAGCTTGGAGGAGATTCAAAGCTATCTGTGCTAAAGGCTTCAATGCTTGGTATTCCATTGCCACTTTGTTCTTGTAGTGTAGTTCCATTTGCTTTGAGTCTCAAAAAAAGCGGTGCAAATAAAAGCTCAATCACTTCATTTTTGATAAGTACCCCTGTAATTGGTGTTGATTCTATGCTTGCAAGTTATGGTGCTTTTGGGTGGTTTTTTGCTATATTTAGGGTACTAAGTTCTTTTATAACAGCACTTATTGCTGGATTTGTATCACTATTTTTTGAAAAAAAAGAAAAAAATCATATTAAATTTGTCTCTTTCAGTACCACATTACCATCTTCAAATTGTGATTCACAAGATTGTGGATGTAAAGCTACAGATAAAAAAGATAAAAATTTCCTAAAAACTATCTTTGAATACGCATTTTACAACCTATTCAAAGATATAGCAAAACCTATGCTTTTAGGACTTATTTTTGCATCACTTCTTATGAGTGTATTACCAAAAGAACTTGATATATTTTTAACACAAAACCTATTATTATCATATATTTTTATGCTTCTTATCTCAATACCTCTTTATATCTGTGCCACATCTTCCATACCTTTGGGCATTGCACTGATGATAGCAGGATTTAGCCCTGGAAGTGCCTTTGTACTCCTTAGTGCAGGACCAGCAACAAGTATGGTAACTATTGGAATAGTCAAAAAAATACTAGGACAAAGAGGACTTTTGATTTATCTTGGAGTTATAATAACAAGTACAATATGTTTTGCATTTATTATAGATGTATTTTTTGCTGATTTAGTGCAGATTAATACCATCATAAGTGATGAAGATGACAGCCCAAGTCTTATCTCAAATATAGCATCATTACTATTTCTAACAATGCTATATAAAAGCCTAAAGTAA
- a CDS encoding nucleotidyl transferase AbiEii/AbiGii toxin family protein produces the protein MTPQLLKVLDDIKYHRIFSDFDFRLAGGTALAYHINHRLSEDLDFFINGKLPKNDIDIFIEDCILMYGKENITPIPLSQNILYEFEIADEDVEDYQQDWNINGVKVTFCDSSSNIGSCDIFSQDNFVLYDKVKIMSVDSIFKMKSLMFYKRVKVRDYFDLYTLYNDTNLNYTPKMTLDLIQKYELLYSFDMSLFFITLEEKIKGYDSKFDSPLHTIIKNPPTFKALSNNILQRLMEA, from the coding sequence ATGACACCACAGTTACTAAAAGTGCTTGATGATATAAAGTATCATAGGATTTTTTCAGACTTTGATTTTCGACTAGCAGGTGGTACTGCTTTAGCATATCATATCAATCATAGACTATCAGAAGATTTAGATTTTTTTATTAATGGGAAACTTCCAAAAAATGATATAGATATTTTTATAGAAGATTGTATATTAATGTATGGAAAAGAGAATATCACTCCAATACCTCTATCACAAAATATACTATATGAATTTGAAATAGCAGATGAAGATGTAGAAGACTACCAACAAGATTGGAATATCAACGGCGTAAAAGTTACTTTTTGCGATAGCTCATCAAACATTGGAAGTTGTGATATATTTAGTCAAGATAATTTTGTGTTATATGATAAAGTCAAAATTATGTCTGTTGATTCTATATTTAAAATGAAATCATTGATGTTCTATAAAAGAGTTAAAGTACGGGATTATTTTGATTTATATACATTATATAATGATACTAATCTAAATTATACACCAAAAATGACACTTGATTTGATACAAAAATATGAGTTATTATATAGTTTTGATATGAGTTTATTTTTCATTACCTTGGAAGAAAAAATCAAAGGATATGATAGTAAGTTTGATTCACCTTTACATACTATTATTAAAAATCCACCTACATTTAAAGCTTTATCAAATAATATTTTGCAAAGGCTAATGGAAGCTTAG
- a CDS encoding P-loop NTPase fold protein → MQNQHINQFLDYYSGLPNPQYAILLKGKWGSGKTYFINEYKKHLEEKNQKYIYVSLYGVTKYDEIETKFLESIYPRLYNKKTIFAGKIAKQLLKGTLKIDLDYDGKADGNVSIQIPNFKPEDLLNTKDHILIFDDLERCSIKIIDLLGYINYFVEHQSYKVILIANEEELEKTEKYKEIKEKLVGKTFEFKTNANLAYDSFLSELKNTNKVKENILEKEKSNILELFEKSKSNNLRALRQSLLDFERFYDEILITHLAKEELAKDVLYWFFLFSFEIRQGNSDILDLPKLSEEYHELLIVDKKEDEAEKTKYKLLLNKYNLYNYSDAIISFDSWKEVLLNSNIKQKEINLALKNSQYYFDENTPSWKILTQFQKLEDDEFEKLLQDVYKKFCDNEYKDYKHFKLVASMLLSFQELNLLKITFEELFILIKKNFNSLFEKNFIIIKDILFSKNKFMDDKSYENSPYIESSSFQELLKYIDDFASNKKSVILKYESETIINAIKEQNHNKLFELLEGKNDIRIIDYKDKPILSQINTDDLFNALMKTNGVTMHYFGGIIKDRYNNRTKELLDEEAFLKELLGKINNYLQNNEVKVSTYNLKKEIKANIEIALRVISNVQN, encoded by the coding sequence ATGCAAAATCAACATATCAATCAATTTTTAGATTACTATAGCGGGCTTCCAAATCCTCAATATGCAATTTTATTAAAAGGTAAATGGGGAAGTGGGAAAACATATTTTATAAATGAATATAAAAAACATTTAGAAGAAAAAAACCAGAAATATATTTATGTAAGTTTGTATGGTGTTACTAAATACGATGAAATAGAAACAAAGTTTTTAGAATCTATTTATCCTAGGCTTTATAATAAAAAAACAATTTTTGCTGGTAAAATTGCTAAACAGCTTTTAAAAGGTACATTAAAAATTGATTTAGATTATGATGGTAAAGCTGATGGAAATGTAAGCATTCAAATACCTAATTTTAAGCCTGAGGATTTATTAAATACTAAAGATCATATTTTAATATTTGATGATTTAGAAAGGTGTAGTATAAAGATAATTGATTTGTTAGGATATATAAACTATTTTGTAGAACATCAATCGTATAAAGTAATACTCATAGCAAACGAAGAAGAGTTAGAAAAAACAGAAAAATATAAAGAGATAAAAGAAAAACTTGTTGGAAAAACTTTTGAGTTTAAAACAAATGCAAATTTAGCTTATGATAGTTTTTTAAGTGAATTAAAAAATACAAATAAAGTAAAAGAAAATATTTTAGAAAAAGAGAAATCCAATATATTAGAACTTTTTGAAAAATCAAAGTCCAATAATCTAAGAGCTTTAAGACAAAGTTTACTTGATTTTGAACGATTTTACGATGAAATTTTAATAACACATTTAGCGAAAGAGGAATTAGCAAAAGATGTTTTATATTGGTTTTTTCTTTTTTCATTTGAAATTAGACAAGGGAATAGTGATATTTTAGATTTACCTAAATTGAGTGAAGAATATCATGAATTATTGATTGTTGATAAGAAAGAAGATGAAGCAGAAAAAACAAAATATAAACTTTTGTTAAATAAATATAATTTATATAATTATTCAGATGCAATTATTTCTTTTGATTCGTGGAAAGAGGTATTATTAAATTCGAATATTAAACAAAAAGAAATAAATTTAGCTTTAAAAAACAGTCAATATTATTTTGATGAAAATACACCTTCTTGGAAAATATTGACACAATTTCAGAAATTAGAAGATGATGAGTTTGAAAAGTTGTTACAAGATGTTTATAAAAAATTCTGTGACAATGAATATAAAGATTATAAACACTTTAAATTAGTGGCTTCAATGTTATTATCTTTTCAAGAATTAAATTTATTAAAAATTACATTTGAAGAACTTTTTATTTTAATTAAAAAAAATTTTAATTCATTATTTGAAAAAAATTTTATCATTATTAAAGATATTCTATTTAGTAAAAATAAATTTATGGATGATAAAAGTTATGAAAATAGTCCATATATTGAAAGTTCTTCTTTTCAAGAGTTGTTAAAATACATTGATGACTTTGCTAGCAATAAGAAAAGTGTTATTTTGAAATATGAATCAGAAACAATTATTAACGCCATTAAAGAGCAAAATCATAATAAACTTTTTGAATTATTGGAAGGTAAAAATGACATTAGAATAATTGATTACAAAGATAAGCCAATATTAAGTCAAATAAATACAGATGATTTATTTAATGCACTTATGAAAACGAATGGTGTAACTATGCATTATTTTGGTGGCATTATAAAAGATAGATATAACAATAGAACAAAAGAGTTATTAGATGAAGAAGCTTTTTTAAAAGAATTATTGGGAAAAATTAATAATTATTTACAAAATAACGAAGTTAAAGTGAGTACTTATAATTTAAAAAAAGAAATTAAAGCAAATATTGAAATAGCATTAAGAGTAATATCTAATGTTCAAAACTGA
- a CDS encoding multicopper oxidase family protein, which yields MNRRYFLHLSVITAGYLLVGCEDRGASDKKQSPKPPEIDSALDKLSPQVENIAEDFIPFSQKLKIPSEINFSDTSKPVFTAQKSNVNIFEDVKTDVLTFQGGLPNPTIRITRGDTFNLDLINNLADPTIIHWHGLIVPEEMDGHPLSVISTNQTKHYHYLVNQNAGTYWYHSHPHGRTGEEIYYGLSGLYIVDDKQEEYLNLPKGEREVPLIIQDRRFDNKLQLLYKDPDFLHDNNGVLGDVILVNSTPFPFYEVKTAKYRLRILNGSSARTYKLAFDNIENFLLIGTDAGLLEEPISVESIVLGVAERIDIIVDFTAKQIGDKVTLKTLPFKEGSNMRMNPSYPSFDALMDIMQFHITEEFKDTSVLPEKLVNIPRIKESDAIQTRKITMEVISGGIWTLDKKPYDMHRIDQRVKLDTTEIWEIKNTAHMAHPFHVHGVHFQVLDRDGKLSFPTDKGWKDTVLVMPNETVRIIMHFTMPGLFLYHCHILEHEDHSMMANFLVE from the coding sequence ATGAACAGAAGATACTTCTTACATTTGTCCGTGATTACAGCAGGATATCTGCTAGTAGGATGTGAAGACCGTGGTGCTAGTGATAAAAAACAATCACCAAAACCACCAGAAATTGACTCGGCTTTAGATAAACTTTCACCACAAGTTGAAAATATTGCCGAAGATTTTATCCCTTTTTCCCAAAAACTGAAAATTCCATCTGAAATAAACTTTTCAGATACTAGCAAGCCAGTATTCACAGCACAAAAAAGTAATGTCAATATTTTTGAAGATGTCAAAACAGATGTATTGACTTTTCAAGGAGGTTTACCTAATCCAACGATACGAATCACTAGGGGTGATACTTTTAATCTTGATTTGATAAATAATCTTGCTGACCCAACCATCATCCATTGGCATGGGCTTATTGTACCTGAAGAGATGGATGGACATCCTCTTAGTGTAATTTCTACCAATCAAACCAAACACTATCATTATCTTGTCAATCAAAATGCAGGCACATATTGGTATCACAGTCATCCTCATGGAAGAACAGGCGAAGAGATTTACTATGGATTGTCAGGATTATATATAGTAGATGATAAGCAAGAAGAGTATCTCAATCTTCCAAAAGGTGAGCGTGAAGTTCCTCTTATAATACAAGATAGAAGATTTGATAACAAACTACAACTTTTATATAAAGACCCTGACTTTTTACACGATAATAATGGCGTCTTAGGTGATGTTATACTTGTTAATTCCACACCATTTCCTTTTTATGAAGTTAAAACTGCAAAATATCGCCTTAGAATTTTAAATGGTTCAAGTGCAAGAACATATAAATTGGCTTTTGATAATATTGAGAATTTTTTATTAATAGGTACTGATGCTGGTTTGCTAGAAGAGCCAATAAGTGTAGAAAGTATTGTTTTGGGCGTTGCAGAGCGAATTGATATTATCGTAGATTTTACAGCTAAACAAATAGGTGATAAAGTGACACTAAAAACACTTCCCTTTAAAGAAGGAAGTAATATGCGAATGAATCCAAGCTATCCTAGTTTTGATGCACTTATGGATATCATGCAGTTTCATATCACAGAGGAATTCAAAGACACAAGTGTACTCCCAGAAAAACTTGTAAATATCCCACGAATAAAAGAATCAGATGCTATTCAAACTAGAAAGATTACTATGGAGGTAATATCTGGTGGTATATGGACACTTGATAAGAAACCTTACGATATGCACCGTATTGATCAAAGAGTGAAATTAGATACTACAGAAATTTGGGAAATCAAAAATACTGCTCATATGGCACACCCTTTTCATGTACATGGTGTTCATTTTCAAGTACTTGATAGAGATGGAAAACTCTCTTTTCCTACAGATAAAGGGTGGAAAGATACAGTTTTAGTTATGCCTAATGAAACAGTTCGTATAATTATGCATTTTACTATGCCTGGATTATTTTTGTATCATTGTCATATACTAGAACATGAAGACCATTCTATGATGGCAAACTTTTTGGTTGAGTGA
- a CDS encoding DUF1330 domain-containing protein: MAVYVIGQIKIKNQDKWQEYKNQVADTLIPYGGKVLFRGTQIDSFVGVTEYPDVVAIEFGTADIAKQWYQSKEYQSLVEVREKGADIILHVYG, encoded by the coding sequence ATGGCAGTTTATGTAATAGGACAAATCAAGATAAAAAACCAAGACAAATGGCAAGAGTACAAAAACCAAGTGGCAGATACACTTATACCCTACGGTGGGAAAGTTTTATTTCGCGGAACTCAAATAGACTCTTTTGTGGGTGTCACCGAGTATCCCGATGTGGTAGCTATAGAGTTTGGAACAGCCGACATCGCAAAACAATGGTACCAGAGCAAAGAATACCAAAGTTTGGTAGAGGTTAGAGAAAAAGGTGCTGATATTATTTTGCATGTTTATGGGTGA